The Candidatus Vicinibacter proximus sequence ATTGAGCAATAGATTTCTGTCATTCAAAAGCAATTCTTCAAAATACGTTTTTTCCAATAGCTTTCTGATTTCCGCATTGATATTACCTATCATATGATGCATGGGACATGGATTGCGTGCATTGCAGGCATGAAAATTTAATACACAAGTATTCAAGTAATCCTTAGAATCGGTTAATTCGATAATTTCAGCCAGTGGGGTTTTTAAGGTTGAAGGATTGAATGCAAAACCCCCGTTTGGTCCTTTGTATGATTGAATCAATTTGTTCTTTGCCAGCTTCTGCAATATTTTAGCTAAAAATGAATCAGGCACATCCAGTCCTTCTGAAATATCCTTCACCCTGAAATTTCTGCCTTCCTCAAAACTTAAGGCTAGAAAAATCAAAACTTTGATGCTGTAACTAAAAGTTCTTGTAAATATCAAAATAGTATTTAAGTGATGAACAATGATCGAACAACAGCTTGCGGCATTAGTTTAAGAAGATTGAATTTGATTGGCTCAAAATGGTCTCTGCACTATTTCCACGAAAACATCAACCGATCATCAGAAAATCAGGCAAATTTATTCAACTTAAAAAGAACAGCCATGATAATTATCATTTTGAACACTGGTTATTGTCATTGGGCTAATACCTTGCCCTCAATACTTTTGCAATAAAAGACATAGATATCTTTTATTTTTATCTTAGCAACAAAAATCAAATTATGAAATTAACTAACATTTTTAAAGTTTTGGCCTTGGCCTTTTTAATTACTTCTGTTTATTCTTCGTGCAGTGGAGGTGTGAAGAAAGATGTTAAGCCCATTGACGTGGAAGAGCTTACCAAAAATCAACCCGAGACTCATGGCACAGAAATCAAAGATGAGGACATTCCCATGAAGAGCCCTTTGGATCAGGCGGAAGTTGCCAATGGTAAAAATATCTATGATCTAAAATGCAGTGCCTGCCATAAACTGACAGATGAAAAATTAGTGGGTCCAGGCTGGCAAGGCGTGACTAAGAGAAGAAAGCCAGCCTGGATCATTAACATGATCACAAATGTAGATATGATGTTGGAGAAAGATCCCGAAGCTCAGAAACTTCTGGAACAATGTCTGGTGAGGATGCCGAATCAGAATGTCAGTCAGCCGGATGCTTTAAATCTCCTATCGTTTATGAGAAGCAACGACGGAGAAAAATAGGTAATCAAATTTCGACAGCGCCATAATATGTAAAAGGCGTTAAAAAAAATCAATCAATTATACTTCAA is a genomic window containing:
- a CDS encoding Rrf2 family transcriptional regulator — its product is MIFTRTFSYSIKVLIFLALSFEEGRNFRVKDISEGLDVPDSFLAKILQKLAKNKLIQSYKGPNGGFAFNPSTLKTPLAEIIELTDSKDYLNTCVLNFHACNARNPCPMHHMIGNINAEIRKLLEKTYFEELLLNDRNLLLNQIKDKNYKPAVLIS
- a CDS encoding cytochrome c encodes the protein MKLTNIFKVLALAFLITSVYSSCSGGVKKDVKPIDVEELTKNQPETHGTEIKDEDIPMKSPLDQAEVANGKNIYDLKCSACHKLTDEKLVGPGWQGVTKRRKPAWIINMITNVDMMLEKDPEAQKLLEQCLVRMPNQNVSQPDALNLLSFMRSNDGEK